From the genome of bacterium:
GAGTTTCTTGATTATATAATCCGGCGCGTTGTTTTTTAATTGTTGTTCAATAATTCTTAGATTTTCCGTCGCATCTATATTGGCCAGGAGAATGGTTTTACAGCCGGCTTTTTTTCCTGCTAAAACGTCTGTTACGCCATCTCCAATCATCCATGAGGACGCGAGGTCTATACCGTGGTCTTTGGATGCTTGAAGAAATAAACCGATA
Proteins encoded in this window:
- a CDS encoding HAD hydrolase-like protein; its protein translation is IGLFLQASKDHGIDLASSWMIGDGVTDVLAGKKAGCKTILLANIDATENLRIIEQQLKNNAPDYIIKKLPEAVDLITT